The following proteins are encoded in a genomic region of Labilithrix sp.:
- a CDS encoding gamma carbonic anhydrase family protein, with protein sequence MPIYSLNGVMPQLHPSVWIAPNATVIGDVVIGEGSSVWFGAVLRGDVFPIRIGARTNVQDNAVVHVTNGRAATTIGDDVTIGHSAIIHGCTVGNRCLVGMGSTVLDNAVIEEDVFVAAGSLVPPGARIESGGMAIGRPAKRVRPLNDMDRMEVAGAAALYVQYAQDHRLGLCDVTEQLKQKK encoded by the coding sequence ATGCCGATCTACTCCCTTAACGGCGTCATGCCTCAGCTCCACCCAAGCGTGTGGATCGCACCGAACGCGACCGTCATCGGCGACGTCGTCATCGGCGAAGGCTCGAGCGTGTGGTTCGGCGCCGTCCTCCGCGGCGACGTGTTCCCGATCCGGATCGGCGCGCGGACGAACGTGCAGGACAACGCCGTCGTCCACGTGACGAACGGCCGCGCCGCGACGACGATCGGCGACGACGTGACGATCGGGCACTCGGCCATCATCCACGGCTGCACGGTGGGGAACCGCTGCCTCGTCGGAATGGGCAGCACGGTCCTTGACAACGCCGTCATCGAGGAGGACGTCTTCGTCGCAGCTGGCTCCCTCGTCCCCCCCGGCGCGCGGATCGAGTCGGGTGGCATGGCGATTGGTCGTCCGGCGAAGCGCGTTCGTCCGCTGAACGACATGGATCGTATGGAGGTCGCCGGTGCGGCCGCGCTCTATGTGCAATATGCACAAGACCATCGGCTGGGGCTGTGCGACGTGACCGAGCAGCTGAAGCAGAAAAAATAG
- the miaB gene encoding tRNA (N6-isopentenyl adenosine(37)-C2)-methylthiotransferase MiaB: MNAHDSDRMAEVLEAHGWTTAASVDEADLVVLNTCSVREKAEQKLRSEVGKLARYKEAKRGGMVLAVAGCVAQQEGEKLLARVKHLDLVVGPDNLAELPRLVADQIAGAPPRAHTVFDVDTPRFLAAAPAPGAAPVSAFITTMKGCDERCSFCIVPYTRGPERYRPAGEILAEAERWVAAGAREITLLGQTVDSYRDASLPPPASDDPDESQFPSLLRLLARVPGLRRVRYTSPHPRHLTPALVDAHRELDVLARHVHMPVQSGSDRMLKRMIRRYTRAEYTERVRRLQGARPDLTVSTDVIVGFPGETEADFRQTLELVEEIGFTGLFGFKYSPRPFTPALKLTDDVTEEEKSERLARLFELSEALGKAHLARLVGTTASVLVEGRGKTGAWEGRTDRNEIVHVDAGDERDLSGEVVAVTITDAFKHSLAGEPTAEALRALPAPGPHVIRPLRRRLPLV, encoded by the coding sequence ATGAACGCGCACGACTCCGACCGGATGGCGGAGGTGCTCGAGGCGCACGGCTGGACGACGGCGGCGTCGGTCGACGAGGCCGACCTCGTCGTGCTCAACACGTGCAGCGTCCGCGAGAAGGCGGAGCAGAAGCTGCGGAGCGAGGTCGGCAAGCTCGCGCGCTACAAGGAGGCGAAGCGCGGAGGGATGGTCCTCGCCGTCGCCGGCTGCGTCGCGCAGCAAGAGGGCGAGAAGCTCCTCGCGCGCGTGAAGCACCTCGATCTCGTGGTCGGCCCCGACAACCTCGCGGAGCTGCCGCGCCTCGTCGCCGATCAGATCGCAGGCGCGCCGCCGCGCGCGCACACGGTCTTCGACGTCGACACGCCGCGCTTCCTCGCCGCCGCGCCCGCGCCCGGCGCCGCGCCCGTCAGCGCGTTCATCACGACGATGAAGGGCTGCGACGAGCGCTGCTCCTTCTGCATCGTGCCGTACACGCGCGGCCCCGAGCGCTACCGGCCCGCGGGCGAGATCCTCGCCGAGGCCGAGCGCTGGGTCGCCGCCGGCGCGCGCGAGATCACGCTCCTCGGTCAGACGGTGGACAGCTACCGCGACGCGAGCCTGCCGCCGCCGGCGTCGGACGATCCGGACGAGAGCCAGTTCCCTTCCCTCCTCCGCCTCCTCGCGCGCGTGCCGGGGCTCCGGCGCGTCCGCTACACGAGCCCGCACCCGCGCCACCTCACGCCGGCGCTCGTCGACGCGCATCGCGAGCTCGACGTGCTCGCGCGCCACGTCCACATGCCGGTCCAGTCCGGGAGCGACCGGATGCTCAAGCGGATGATCCGCCGCTATACGCGTGCAGAATACACCGAACGCGTGCGCCGCCTCCAGGGCGCGCGCCCCGATCTCACCGTGTCGACCGACGTCATCGTCGGCTTCCCCGGCGAGACGGAGGCGGACTTCCGCCAGACGCTGGAGCTCGTCGAGGAGATCGGCTTCACCGGCCTCTTCGGCTTCAAGTATTCGCCGCGCCCGTTCACGCCGGCGCTCAAGCTCACGGACGACGTCACGGAGGAGGAGAAGAGCGAGCGCCTCGCGCGCCTGTTCGAGCTCTCGGAGGCGCTCGGGAAGGCGCACCTCGCTCGCCTCGTCGGCACCACCGCGTCCGTCCTCGTCGAGGGCCGCGGCAAGACGGGGGCCTGGGAGGGGCGGACCGATCGCAACGAGATCGTCCACGTCGACGCCGGCGACGAGCGCGATCTCTCCGGCGAGGTCGTCGCCGTCACGATCACGGACGCGTTCAAGCACTCGCTCGCCGGCGAGCCCACCGCCGAGGCGCTCCGCGCGCTCCCTGCACCAGGGCCGCACGTCATCCGGCCGCTGCGACGCCGCCTTCCTCTTGTCTAG
- a CDS encoding alpha/beta fold hydrolase, with the protein MDVEITANDGYALAARLFPAERPIGAVLVVGAMGVSQRFYEPLAERLAERGFTTMTFDFRGIGASRRGSLADLDADIVRDWAERDTAAALDALAERAGGLPITWLGHSLGGQIVPFVPNRAIADKIVTVATGSGYWRENAAPTRRKVWLFWFGAVPLATPLFGYFPGRKLGMVGDLPRGVIEQWRRWCLDRDYAVGAEPRASTLFADVKTPITSLSFTDDEMMSEKNVASIHGFYTSAPKDMRRFEPHDLGVKRVGHFGFFRREMAPLWDDHLVDELARAS; encoded by the coding sequence ATGGACGTCGAGATCACCGCGAACGACGGATACGCCCTCGCCGCGCGCCTCTTCCCCGCGGAGCGACCGATCGGCGCGGTGCTCGTCGTCGGGGCGATGGGGGTGTCGCAGCGGTTCTACGAGCCGCTCGCCGAGCGCCTCGCCGAGCGCGGCTTCACCACGATGACCTTCGACTTCCGCGGGATCGGGGCGTCGCGGCGGGGGTCGCTCGCCGATCTCGACGCCGACATCGTGCGCGACTGGGCGGAGCGCGACACCGCCGCCGCGCTCGACGCGCTCGCCGAGCGCGCGGGCGGCCTGCCGATCACGTGGCTCGGGCACAGCCTCGGCGGCCAGATCGTGCCCTTCGTCCCGAACCGCGCGATCGCGGACAAGATCGTCACGGTGGCGACCGGGAGCGGCTACTGGCGCGAGAACGCGGCCCCGACGCGGCGCAAGGTGTGGCTCTTCTGGTTCGGCGCGGTGCCGCTCGCGACGCCGCTCTTCGGCTACTTCCCGGGGCGGAAGCTCGGGATGGTGGGCGACCTCCCGCGCGGCGTCATCGAGCAGTGGCGGCGCTGGTGCCTCGATCGCGACTACGCGGTGGGGGCGGAGCCGCGCGCCTCGACGCTCTTCGCCGACGTGAAGACGCCGATCACGTCGCTCTCGTTCACCGACGACGAGATGATGTCGGAGAAGAACGTGGCGTCGATCCACGGCTTCTACACGAGCGCCCCGAAGGACATGCGCCGCTTCGAGCCGCACGACCTCGGCGTGAAACGCGTCGGGCACTTCGGCTTCTTCCGGCGGGAGATGGCCCCGCTCTGGGACGACCATCTCGTCGATGAGCTCGCGCGCGCTTCGTGA
- a CDS encoding LysR family transcriptional regulator, with protein sequence MNELESANVFLQVVRSNGFTGAARALGRSASSLSRVIAGLEAHLGSQLFTRTTRSLHLTEAGALYRTHAEALVAASRAAHDALAELRGAVPRGHLRVAMPVSVGERLLAPHLPAFRARHPELRLAIDLSDRNVALVQGGFDLAIRVGRPPESSLRALLLGRIPIVLVASPAYLERRGVPRRPRDLAKHDCITVGPHLGPTDWTFHRGARKERVGIEGVVETSSATFAGQLAVAGMGLVRTTKWLIKDELARGALVEVMAPWSCDHPRHGGVPIYVLYAQAGTATPPRKSRVFVELVKEIMAMEVARG encoded by the coding sequence ATGAACGAGCTCGAATCGGCGAACGTGTTCCTCCAGGTCGTCCGCTCGAACGGCTTCACCGGCGCCGCGCGCGCGCTCGGCCGGAGCGCGTCCTCGCTCTCGCGCGTCATCGCCGGGCTCGAGGCGCACCTCGGCTCGCAGCTGTTCACGCGGACGACGCGGAGCCTCCACCTCACCGAGGCGGGCGCGCTGTACCGCACGCACGCGGAGGCGCTCGTCGCGGCGAGCCGGGCGGCGCACGACGCGCTCGCGGAGCTGCGCGGCGCGGTCCCGCGCGGACACCTCCGCGTCGCGATGCCGGTCTCGGTCGGGGAGCGGCTCCTCGCGCCGCACCTCCCCGCGTTCCGCGCGCGGCACCCGGAGCTCCGCCTCGCGATCGATCTCTCGGACCGCAACGTGGCGCTCGTGCAAGGAGGCTTCGACCTCGCCATCCGCGTCGGACGCCCGCCGGAGAGCTCGCTCCGCGCCCTGCTCCTCGGCCGCATCCCCATCGTCCTCGTCGCGAGCCCGGCCTACCTCGAGCGCCGCGGCGTCCCGCGCCGCCCGCGCGATCTCGCGAAGCACGACTGCATCACGGTGGGCCCTCACCTCGGCCCCACCGACTGGACCTTCCATCGCGGCGCGCGCAAGGAGCGGGTCGGCATCGAAGGCGTGGTGGAGACGTCGAGCGCGACGTTCGCGGGGCAGCTCGCGGTCGCGGGCATGGGCCTCGTGCGCACGACGAAGTGGCTGATCAAGGACGAGCTCGCGCGCGGCGCCCTCGTGGAGGTGATGGCGCCCTGGTCGTGCGATCACCCGCGCCACGGAGGCGTCCCGATCTACGTGCTCTACGCGCAGGCGGGCACCGCGACCCCTCCGCGCAAATCTCGCGTCTTCGTCGAGCTCGTGAAGGAGATCATGGCGATGGAGGTCGCGCGCGGCTGA